The proteins below come from a single Actinomycetota bacterium genomic window:
- a CDS encoding HAMP domain-containing sensor histidine kinase, which translates to MSAEAGVLSGRPRLVAPADQTAGVPAPAPPQVGHGRARRWARSLARARMRILGWYVVLMGVATVASLVLLRQVLEARLDDRVGDDLVQEVEELRALAAGVNPATSEPFGPDARAIFETFLARSVPHRDEAYVAFVGGEPFAITADSPVRLDRDPAFVDRFAAVPSDTLDEIETAAGTVRVLAVPLVGADGGPVGTFAVARFLATERQEAADLLRTTALIWGGILLGATLLAWLAAGRVLAPVRLVSDTARSITLTDLSRRLPEPGDDELAGLVSTFNGMLDRLERSLATQRAFIDDAGHELRTPITIIRGHLDVMGDDPADRADALTVIDDELDRMNRIVTDLLLLARAEQPDFLRPEPFDLGELVGSLAPRAAQLGERHWVTVVPSSPVPVMADRQRLTQAMINLLDNAVRHTVAGDRIEIGVAGAGGGARLWVADSGPGVEEAERAAIFERFRRGRGHGREGDGAGLGLAIVRAIAEAHGGTATVAPARPGPSPGARFEIALPARSAGGPTP; encoded by the coding sequence GCTCCCCCGCAAGTTGGCCACGGCCGGGCCCGGCGCTGGGCCCGGTCTCTGGCCCGGGCCCGCATGCGCATCCTGGGGTGGTACGTGGTCCTCATGGGGGTGGCCACCGTCGCCTCACTCGTGCTTCTCCGCCAGGTGCTCGAGGCCCGCCTCGACGACCGGGTGGGGGACGACCTGGTGCAGGAGGTGGAAGAGCTGCGGGCGTTGGCCGCGGGCGTGAACCCGGCGACGAGCGAACCGTTCGGGCCCGATGCCCGGGCCATCTTCGAGACCTTCCTGGCCCGCAGCGTGCCCCACCGCGACGAGGCCTACGTGGCCTTCGTGGGCGGTGAGCCGTTCGCCATCACGGCCGACTCCCCCGTGCGGCTCGACCGCGACCCGGCCTTCGTGGACCGGTTCGCAGCCGTCCCGTCCGACACCCTGGACGAGATCGAGACTGCCGCCGGCACGGTCAGGGTACTGGCCGTACCCCTGGTCGGGGCGGACGGCGGGCCCGTCGGGACCTTCGCGGTGGCCCGGTTCCTGGCCACCGAGCGCCAGGAGGCGGCCGACCTGCTCCGGACCACGGCCCTCATCTGGGGCGGCATCCTTCTCGGGGCCACCCTGCTGGCCTGGCTGGCCGCCGGTCGGGTGCTGGCCCCCGTCCGGCTGGTGTCGGACACGGCCCGGTCCATCACCCTGACCGACCTCAGCCGCCGCCTCCCCGAACCCGGCGACGACGAGCTCGCCGGCCTGGTCTCGACGTTCAACGGCATGCTCGACCGGCTGGAGAGGTCACTGGCCACCCAGCGGGCGTTCATCGACGACGCCGGCCACGAGCTACGCACGCCCATAACGATCATCCGGGGCCACCTCGACGTGATGGGCGACGACCCCGCCGACCGGGCCGATGCCTTGACCGTGATCGACGACGAGCTCGACCGGATGAACCGCATCGTGACCGACCTGCTGCTGCTGGCCCGGGCCGAACAGCCCGACTTCCTCAGGCCCGAGCCGTTCGACCTGGGCGAGCTCGTGGGGTCGCTGGCCCCCCGGGCCGCCCAGCTCGGCGAGCGCCACTGGGTGACAGTCGTGCCCTCCTCACCGGTGCCCGTGATGGCCGACCGCCAGCGCCTGACCCAGGCCATGATCAACCTGCTCGACAACGCCGTGCGCCACACCGTGGCCGGCGACCGGATCGAGATCGGGGTGGCGGGCGCCGGCGGCGGGGCTCGCCTGTGGGTGGCCGACTCGGGCCCGGGGGTGGAGGAGGCCGAGCGGGCCGCGATCTTCGAGCGCTTCCGCCGGGGCCGGGGCCACGGTCGCGAGGGGGACGGGGCCGGCCTGGGCCTGGCCATCGTCCGGGCCATCGCCGAGGCCCACGGCGGGACGGCCACCGTTGCCCCGGCCCGTCCCGGTCCGAGCCCCGGTGCCCGCTTCGAGATCGCCCTACCCGCCCGTTCGGCCGGCGGGCCCACGCCGTGA
- a CDS encoding sigma-70 family RNA polymerase sigma factor: MVRASDGADGFDGAFRHLMPLAVQVAYRVLGDVTAAEDAAIEALARAAVRWRRVGALPYRDAWVLRVTANVAVDMARRRQRCLPSSIEAVQPSHEDMVLLQMALASALARLSRRQREVVTLRYLVGMTEGDIARLLHVSTGSVKRHTGRALGHLRDQLGTEWEVAHELR; this comes from the coding sequence ATGGTCAGGGCGAGCGACGGGGCCGACGGGTTCGACGGGGCATTCCGACACCTCATGCCTCTCGCCGTCCAGGTGGCCTACCGGGTTCTTGGCGACGTGACGGCTGCCGAGGACGCAGCCATCGAAGCCTTGGCCAGGGCGGCGGTCCGCTGGAGGCGGGTGGGGGCCCTGCCGTACCGCGATGCCTGGGTGCTCCGGGTGACCGCCAATGTCGCGGTTGATATGGCTCGGCGCCGCCAACGGTGCCTGCCTTCGTCGATCGAGGCCGTCCAGCCGAGCCACGAGGACATGGTCCTGCTGCAGATGGCCTTGGCGTCGGCTCTGGCCCGGCTGTCACGGCGCCAGCGCGAGGTCGTGACGCTTCGTTACCTGGTGGGGATGACCGAAGGTGACATCGCCCGGCTCCTCCATGTGTCCACCGGGTCGGTGAAGCGTCACACAGGCCGTGCCCTGGGGCACCTGCGGGACCAGTTGGGTACCGAGTGGGAGGTGGCTCATGAGCTCAGGTGA
- a CDS encoding response regulator transcription factor has product MSRLLIVEDEARIAAFLERGLRAAGYTTTTVASAATAASVARDDTFDLVVLDLGLPDGDGVEVLAALRARGEKLPVLILTARDDVGARVQGLDGGADDYVTKPFHFDELLARIRARLRDAATEPTSGRLQAGGLELDLHARVVVDGHRRIELTAREFALAETFFRHPDQVLSREQLLDRVWGYDFDPGSNVVEVYVRYLRRKLGEARIETVRGMGYRFRTAGVNA; this is encoded by the coding sequence GTGAGCCGGCTGCTCATCGTCGAGGACGAGGCCCGCATCGCCGCCTTCCTCGAACGCGGCCTGCGGGCCGCCGGCTACACCACCACCACCGTGGCGTCGGCGGCCACGGCGGCCTCGGTGGCGCGCGACGACACCTTCGACCTCGTGGTCCTCGACCTGGGGTTGCCCGACGGCGACGGCGTCGAGGTCCTGGCCGCACTGCGGGCCCGGGGGGAGAAGCTGCCGGTACTCATCCTCACGGCCCGCGACGACGTCGGCGCCCGGGTGCAGGGCCTCGACGGCGGGGCCGACGACTACGTGACCAAACCCTTCCACTTCGACGAGCTCCTGGCCCGGATCCGTGCCCGGCTGCGCGACGCCGCCACCGAGCCCACCTCCGGCCGCCTGCAGGCCGGCGGCCTGGAGCTCGACCTGCACGCCCGGGTGGTGGTCGACGGCCACCGGCGCATCGAGCTCACGGCCCGGGAGTTCGCCCTGGCCGAGACCTTCTTCCGCCACCCGGACCAGGTCCTCAGCCGCGAGCAGTTGCTCGACCGGGTATGGGGCTACGACTTCGACCCCGGGTCCAACGTCGTCGAGGTCTACGTCCGCTACCTGCGCCGCAAGCTGGGCGAAGCGCGCATCGAGACCGTCCGGGGCATGGGCTACCGCTTCCGCACCGCGGGGGTAAACGCTTGA